The following proteins come from a genomic window of Corynebacterium sp. P4-C1:
- a CDS encoding pseudouridine synthase, protein MDLPIPVLKKSVSWVTIASRFMRPKLIHMTRSRKRRRQPPLPPRDGLGATRARVPDGEFITAQDFIWHLVSSQRHRHPEDDENAVIERFERHEVVLSDATPLTPADTLGPDTDVYFYRRPAPEERVPYEVSTVYEDANIMVVKKPPFLATMPRASHITENVTVRLRRATGNEELTPAHRLDRVTSGLILLTKKAELRGAYQELFARRQVEKIYEAVAPDVGLRAPLVWEHHIEKKEGILAARIVPGEEPNACTHVAEITPLTDRPGYARYVLKPVTGRTHQLRVQMLAAGAPIVHDPVYPVLLPAEAEDYSRPMQLASTGLSFTDPLSGAHRSFTTDGWSGLPT, encoded by the coding sequence ATCGACTTACCGATCCCGGTGCTGAAGAAATCGGTGAGCTGGGTAACAATTGCGTCAAGGTTCATGCGTCCTAAATTAATACATATGACTCGATCTCGGAAACGCCGGCGCCAACCGCCCCTACCCCCGCGGGATGGATTGGGGGCCACACGCGCCCGTGTCCCCGACGGCGAATTCATCACCGCACAGGACTTCATCTGGCACCTCGTCTCATCACAGCGGCACAGGCACCCGGAAGACGACGAGAATGCCGTGATCGAAAGGTTCGAGCGCCACGAGGTAGTGCTTAGCGACGCCACCCCGCTCACCCCCGCCGACACCCTGGGCCCGGACACTGACGTGTATTTCTACCGCCGTCCCGCACCCGAGGAACGAGTGCCCTACGAGGTTTCGACGGTCTACGAGGACGCGAACATCATGGTGGTGAAAAAGCCGCCTTTTTTAGCGACCATGCCGCGGGCATCCCACATCACCGAAAATGTCACGGTCCGTCTGCGCCGTGCCACCGGCAACGAAGAGCTCACGCCGGCACACCGGCTCGACCGGGTGACCTCCGGTCTCATTCTGCTCACTAAGAAGGCTGAACTAAGGGGCGCCTACCAGGAACTCTTCGCCCGTCGGCAGGTAGAAAAGATCTACGAAGCAGTCGCACCCGATGTGGGGCTTCGGGCTCCACTCGTCTGGGAGCACCACATTGAGAAGAAAGAGGGGATCCTCGCCGCGCGCATTGTCCCCGGCGAAGAACCCAACGCATGCACGCATGTCGCGGAAATCACGCCTCTAACAGATAGACCGGGCTACGCGCGCTACGTGCTCAAGCCGGTAACAGGACGGACGCATCAGCTCCGAGTGCAAATGCTCGCCGCCGGCGCACCCATTGTCCACGACCCCGTCTACCCGGTTCTGTTGCCTGCCGAAGCCGAGGACTACTCGCGACCGATGCAGCTCGCCTCAACCGGGCTCTCCTTCACGGACCCATTGAGCGGAGCACACCGCAGCTTCACGACGGATGGCTGGTCGGGGCTGCCCACATAA
- a CDS encoding universal stress protein, with amino-acid sequence MSHQDLVIVAVDGGEASNNAVRWAANTAQKRGVPLRLASSYTMPQFLYAEGMVPPQELFDDLQNECLKTIEAAREVAQEVAPGLEIGHTVAEGSPIDMLLDLSKDATMIVMGSRGLGGLSGMVLGSVSAAVVAHAACPVVVVREDNSVTDETKYGPVVVGVDGSDVSVKATEVAFEEAKARGAELIAVHTYMENQVHDPVAGAILGDEQWKQFEEERQAKLDEKLAPLVEKFPDVKVTKVVTRDRPVRALVEQAANAQLLITGSHGRGGFKGMLLGSTSRALLQAAPCPMMVVRPERLPK; translated from the coding sequence ATGAGCCACCAAGACTTGGTCATTGTCGCTGTCGACGGCGGCGAGGCGTCGAACAACGCTGTCCGCTGGGCCGCCAATACGGCGCAGAAACGGGGCGTTCCGCTGCGCTTGGCGTCGTCGTACACGATGCCGCAATTCCTGTATGCCGAGGGCATGGTCCCGCCGCAGGAGCTTTTCGACGACCTCCAGAACGAGTGCCTGAAGACGATCGAGGCAGCGCGCGAAGTGGCGCAGGAAGTCGCCCCGGGCCTGGAGATCGGCCACACGGTTGCCGAGGGCTCGCCGATCGACATGCTCCTGGACCTGTCCAAGGACGCCACCATGATCGTGATGGGTTCGCGCGGCCTCGGCGGTCTGTCCGGCATGGTGCTGGGATCGGTCTCCGCTGCCGTTGTGGCTCACGCCGCGTGCCCGGTCGTTGTCGTCCGCGAGGACAACTCCGTTACTGACGAGACGAAGTACGGGCCGGTGGTAGTCGGTGTGGACGGTTCCGATGTCTCGGTCAAAGCGACAGAGGTCGCATTCGAGGAGGCTAAGGCCCGCGGTGCCGAACTGATAGCCGTGCACACCTACATGGAGAACCAGGTGCACGATCCTGTCGCCGGTGCGATCCTCGGTGACGAGCAGTGGAAGCAATTTGAGGAGGAGCGGCAGGCGAAGCTCGATGAGAAGCTCGCGCCGCTGGTGGAGAAGTTCCCGGACGTGAAGGTGACCAAGGTGGTCACCCGCGACCGTCCGGTCCGTGCTCTGGTGGAGCAGGCGGCGAACGCTCAGTTGCTGATCACCGGTTCCCACGGCCGCGGCGGCTTCAAGGGCATGCTGCTGGGCTCCACGTCCCGCGCTCTGTTGCAGGCGGCTCCGTGCCCGATGATGGTCGTCCGCCCGGAGCGCCTGCCGAAGTAG
- a CDS encoding GlsB/YeaQ/YmgE family stress response membrane protein, producing MISLGGFLGWIVLGGIAGWIASMIMNRDASMGIFANIACGIVGGLVGGWVLSLFFDDLAGKGLIFSFLTCILGAVIVLWIVNMITGRRR from the coding sequence ATGATTTCTTTGGGTGGCTTCCTTGGCTGGATCGTCCTCGGCGGCATCGCTGGTTGGATCGCGTCCATGATCATGAACCGCGACGCTTCTATGGGCATCTTCGCCAATATCGCTTGCGGTATCGTCGGTGGTCTCGTCGGTGGATGGGTACTAAGCCTCTTCTTCGACGACTTGGCGGGTAAGGGCCTGATCTTCAGCTTCCTTACCTGCATCCTCGGCGCAGTGATCGTTCTGTGGATCGTGAACATGATCACAGGCCGCCGCCGCTAA
- a CDS encoding TetR/AcrR family transcriptional regulator, with the protein MTRDTAATPKKKPASRRRNRPAPRQRLLDAATKLFTEEGIRVIGIDRILREADVAKASLYSLLGSKDNLVIAYLQRLDGEYRARWAERTSSMTDADAKILAFFDMAIDEEPTKDFRGCPFVNAATEYPRPETDSERNIVAACVDHRDWMHATITELLDKKNGYPSGTQASQLLIFLDGGMTGARISRDEGPLLTAKELARQMLSAPPADYSI; encoded by the coding sequence GTGACCCGGGACACCGCCGCCACCCCGAAGAAGAAGCCGGCGTCGCGCCGCCGGAACAGGCCTGCGCCGCGCCAGCGCCTGCTGGATGCCGCGACGAAGCTCTTCACTGAGGAAGGCATCCGCGTCATCGGTATCGACCGAATTCTTCGCGAAGCCGACGTGGCCAAGGCCTCGCTGTACTCGCTGCTCGGTTCCAAAGACAACCTCGTCATCGCGTACCTGCAGCGCCTCGACGGCGAGTACCGCGCCCGGTGGGCCGAACGGACTTCCTCCATGACTGACGCGGACGCGAAAATCCTCGCGTTTTTCGACATGGCCATCGACGAGGAGCCGACGAAAGATTTCCGCGGCTGCCCCTTCGTCAACGCCGCCACCGAGTACCCGCGCCCGGAAACTGATTCGGAGCGCAACATCGTCGCCGCGTGCGTTGATCACCGCGACTGGATGCACGCCACGATAACGGAGCTTTTGGACAAGAAGAACGGCTACCCGTCCGGTACGCAGGCCAGCCAGCTGCTGATCTTCCTCGACGGCGGGATGACCGGTGCGCGGATCAGCCGCGATGAGGGGCCTCTGCTCACGGCCAAGGAGCTGGCGCGGCAGATGCTGTCCGCCCCGCCGGCGGATTATTCCATCTGA
- the yidC gene encoding membrane protein insertase YidC, translating to MLLEAFVWPVSAVMKIWHWLLAQALHIAPDTAWVLSILLLVVTVRGFLVPFNWSMYRSTRVMLMMRPEQEKLEERYGQSTEPEDVIAHDKALKNLNKEYGYNPMTGCIPPLVQIPFILGLYRLLMWMSVPENGRTNSDIGLLTPDDIASFLDASFMGVPLPAYVSMSAEQFAALGTTSDDVRAVAIPLLICALTFTTINTVVSQLRTRVHLDWNKTMSRTMYRWLWSLVVVVPVMLGFVGMTGLIPVALLMYWFLGNLWTLSQSVIMWILLAKKYPLREVHKEQIHNSRTKVLGEMREAKQTKKAAKRSWRRKKLTALVRPSTIPQVRREIEAEKTALKDERKEAKSEKQSLKKARDKVRSDNRKAEMEKRLEERKKKKNEKKGQVEDPAEQSDQME from the coding sequence ATGCTGCTCGAAGCATTTGTCTGGCCCGTTTCCGCGGTGATGAAAATCTGGCACTGGCTGCTCGCGCAGGCTTTGCACATCGCCCCCGATACCGCATGGGTGCTGTCCATCCTGCTACTCGTAGTCACCGTGCGCGGCTTCCTCGTCCCCTTCAATTGGTCCATGTACCGCTCTACTCGCGTGATGCTGATGATGCGGCCCGAGCAGGAAAAGCTCGAGGAACGCTATGGCCAATCCACTGAGCCCGAAGATGTCATCGCGCACGACAAAGCGCTCAAGAACCTGAACAAGGAATACGGGTATAACCCGATGACGGGCTGTATCCCGCCGCTCGTGCAGATCCCCTTCATCCTCGGCCTTTACCGCCTGCTCATGTGGATGTCCGTGCCGGAGAACGGACGCACGAATAGCGACATCGGACTGCTCACCCCGGACGACATCGCCAGCTTCCTGGATGCCTCCTTCATGGGCGTGCCGCTGCCGGCATACGTGTCCATGAGCGCCGAGCAATTCGCCGCTCTCGGCACCACCAGCGACGATGTGCGCGCGGTGGCCATCCCGCTGCTCATCTGCGCGCTCACCTTCACCACCATCAACACCGTTGTTTCGCAGTTGCGCACCCGCGTGCACCTGGACTGGAACAAGACGATGTCCCGCACCATGTACCGGTGGCTGTGGTCGCTGGTGGTCGTGGTGCCTGTCATGCTCGGTTTCGTGGGCATGACTGGTCTTATCCCTGTCGCGTTGCTGATGTACTGGTTCCTGGGGAACCTATGGACGCTGTCGCAGAGCGTGATCATGTGGATCCTGCTGGCTAAGAAATACCCGCTGCGCGAGGTGCATAAGGAACAGATCCACAACTCGCGCACAAAAGTCCTGGGCGAGATGCGCGAAGCAAAGCAGACCAAGAAAGCGGCGAAGCGCTCATGGCGGCGAAAGAAGCTCACCGCGCTGGTCCGCCCCTCCACCATCCCCCAGGTGCGCCGTGAGATCGAGGCCGAGAAGACTGCTCTGAAGGACGAGCGCAAAGAAGCGAAATCCGAGAAGCAGTCGCTGAAGAAAGCCCGCGACAAAGTGCGCTCCGACAACCGCAAGGCGGAGATGGAAAAACGCCTCGAAGAGCGCAAGAAGAAGAAAAACGAGAAGAAAGGTCAGGTCGAAGACCCGGCCGAGCAGTCAGATCAGATGGAATAA
- a CDS encoding SGNH/GDSL hydrolase family protein, translated as MRPCLRPPWNRLRAAAVPAVALTVVLALAGCGSQGESERVTVEVPTTVTVTADPKDLPSSFDLYVALGDSYAAMGSASGPFDGPEFCARSTDNYPHELAEIYPGINEKRGFVDATCQGATTEHIYNERHIDDSLGAEEAVEKEASSPSATSTSTTSRPESEKLGEKLRVLGAQIDALEPDTDLITLSIGGNDISFGPWSRCVSGMLEDRGEEDCDDGLYEESARSLLDLPARLDDIYRRIHEKAPDATIITTGYMPIASLQDECEATAGLPSGSLNWAAGLTVTMNAMVRDAATRNGALYVLPANADFHSVCAPVSERWTDPTGEETNSFPAHPTPAGQKAMAEAIVDVLKKL; from the coding sequence ATGCGCCCCTGCCTCCGTCCACCGTGGAACCGTCTCCGCGCCGCCGCTGTCCCGGCTGTGGCGCTGACAGTGGTGCTCGCACTTGCCGGCTGCGGTTCGCAGGGTGAATCGGAACGCGTCACCGTCGAGGTGCCCACGACCGTCACGGTCACCGCGGACCCCAAGGATTTGCCGTCGTCTTTCGATCTCTACGTCGCACTCGGCGATTCCTACGCGGCAATGGGCTCGGCCTCCGGCCCTTTCGACGGGCCGGAATTCTGCGCCCGCAGCACAGACAACTATCCGCATGAGCTGGCGGAGATCTACCCGGGCATCAACGAAAAACGCGGTTTCGTCGACGCGACATGCCAGGGCGCGACCACCGAGCACATCTACAACGAGCGCCACATCGACGATTCCCTGGGCGCCGAAGAAGCCGTCGAGAAAGAAGCATCCAGCCCCTCCGCAACTAGCACCTCCACGACCAGCAGACCGGAGAGCGAAAAGCTTGGCGAGAAGCTCAGGGTGCTGGGCGCTCAGATCGACGCGTTGGAGCCGGACACCGACCTGATCACGCTGTCCATCGGCGGCAACGACATCAGCTTCGGGCCGTGGAGCCGCTGCGTCAGCGGCATGCTCGAGGACCGCGGTGAAGAGGATTGCGACGACGGGCTGTACGAGGAATCCGCCCGCTCGCTTCTCGACCTCCCCGCGCGTCTCGACGACATCTACCGCCGCATCCACGAGAAAGCGCCCGACGCGACCATCATCACCACCGGCTATATGCCGATCGCCTCGCTCCAGGACGAATGCGAGGCCACCGCGGGTCTCCCCAGCGGATCCTTGAACTGGGCCGCCGGGCTGACCGTGACCATGAACGCCATGGTGCGCGACGCCGCCACCCGCAACGGCGCGCTCTACGTGCTGCCCGCCAACGCGGACTTCCACTCCGTGTGCGCACCAGTGAGCGAACGGTGGACCGACCCCACAGGCGAGGAGACGAATTCCTTCCCCGCGCACCCCACACCCGCCGGCCAGAAGGCGATGGCGGAGGCGATCGTGGACGTGCTCAAGAAACTCTGA
- a CDS encoding DUF2020 domain-containing protein: protein MQKSVPVRPRTAAGALACAVAVSALTGCSPAAEEETGAAPASSASSGPNSSPASSTDSGLPADAAPEVAREGMTDCPYLDTRFVAETNGQKVSASGTDTRFDTPACVYWSYPEEPQLQVIVRHAASEQDARAVVDWAAPVDVTDPAGQPSGWNGGRAGGGVVPGRDGAVYAVAKGTTAVVVLTNQKESVKAQLIAEQAIANLSL, encoded by the coding sequence ATGCAGAAAAGCGTACCCGTCCGCCCACGCACAGCCGCAGGTGCCCTTGCCTGCGCGGTAGCCGTGAGCGCCCTGACCGGGTGCTCGCCCGCCGCCGAGGAGGAGACCGGCGCGGCCCCTGCCTCCAGCGCTAGCTCCGGCCCAAACTCCAGCCCCGCTTCCAGCACAGACTCCGGCCTACCTGCCGACGCCGCACCGGAGGTGGCACGCGAAGGCATGACGGACTGCCCGTATCTGGACACCCGGTTTGTCGCGGAGACGAACGGGCAGAAGGTCTCCGCTTCCGGCACGGACACCCGTTTCGACACACCCGCTTGCGTGTACTGGTCCTACCCCGAAGAACCCCAACTGCAGGTCATCGTCCGCCATGCCGCCAGCGAGCAGGACGCCCGCGCTGTGGTCGACTGGGCTGCACCTGTGGATGTGACCGATCCGGCTGGTCAGCCCAGCGGGTGGAACGGCGGCCGCGCCGGCGGCGGGGTCGTGCCCGGCCGCGACGGTGCCGTCTACGCCGTGGCGAAAGGCACCACCGCGGTGGTGGTGCTGACCAACCAGAAAGAGTCGGTGAAGGCCCAGCTCATCGCGGAGCAAGCAATAGCGAATCTCTCGCTTTAG
- a CDS encoding sensor histidine kinase produces the protein MTAMLPAGDNGAEAPGTRALDVGIALLTVSLLLVSFGGVVGASLEQGAVLVLLIVVFGFVYSFGALNMPHWNTVGRFVWLLGLTGVWIVAMMFTPVAVYWVFTLFFLFMRSADNWIGIVGVLLVLSIAVLMQVPHGLTLGGVMGPAVSALVVVMITYAFKVIVRVSAERAALIDELVSTQDRLAASEREAGVAQERQRLAHEIHDTVAQSLSSIQMLLHAAERDLRATRLSDEELKAPLERIEVARHSAADNLSETRAMIAALTPAPLSETSLPEALQRIADSFAQAGELDIEVEVDGAAQKLPMRVEAGLLRIAQGAVGNVVKHSGASRARVTLTFAPGEVRLDVVDNGRGFDAEAQPGKPVGLGHLGLDAMRTRARELGGEFIVESAPGGPTAVSVAVPVDAPAGGEGRINRKIEEEE, from the coding sequence ATGACAGCCATGCTACCGGCGGGGGACAACGGGGCCGAAGCCCCCGGCACGCGCGCACTCGACGTGGGCATCGCGTTGCTGACGGTCTCCCTGCTGCTGGTCTCTTTTGGCGGAGTCGTCGGGGCGTCGCTGGAACAGGGAGCGGTGCTGGTCCTGCTTATCGTCGTTTTTGGTTTTGTCTACTCCTTCGGCGCGCTGAACATGCCGCACTGGAACACCGTTGGGCGATTCGTGTGGCTGCTGGGCCTGACCGGTGTGTGGATCGTGGCGATGATGTTCACCCCGGTCGCCGTGTACTGGGTGTTCACTCTGTTCTTCCTGTTCATGCGCTCGGCCGACAACTGGATCGGCATAGTCGGTGTGCTCCTTGTGCTGAGCATCGCCGTGCTCATGCAGGTGCCTCACGGCCTCACCCTCGGCGGGGTCATGGGACCGGCTGTCTCCGCACTGGTCGTCGTCATGATCACGTACGCGTTCAAGGTCATCGTGCGCGTGAGCGCGGAACGCGCGGCGCTTATCGACGAGCTCGTCAGCACCCAGGACCGCCTCGCAGCCTCCGAGCGCGAAGCAGGCGTGGCCCAGGAGCGGCAGCGTCTCGCCCACGAGATTCACGACACGGTGGCGCAGTCCCTTTCGAGCATCCAAATGCTGCTGCACGCTGCGGAGCGCGATTTGCGGGCGACCCGCCTGTCCGACGAGGAGCTGAAAGCCCCGCTGGAGCGCATTGAGGTGGCGCGGCACTCGGCCGCGGACAACCTCTCCGAGACCCGCGCCATGATCGCCGCTCTCACTCCGGCTCCGCTGTCGGAGACCTCGTTGCCGGAGGCGTTGCAGCGCATCGCCGACTCTTTCGCCCAGGCGGGAGAGTTGGACATCGAAGTCGAGGTGGACGGTGCGGCCCAGAAGCTGCCGATGAGGGTGGAGGCCGGTCTGTTGCGGATCGCGCAGGGGGCGGTGGGCAACGTCGTCAAGCATTCCGGCGCCTCGCGTGCGCGCGTGACCTTGACCTTCGCCCCCGGCGAGGTGCGCCTCGATGTTGTGGACAACGGCCGTGGCTTCGATGCCGAGGCTCAACCGGGAAAGCCCGTCGGCCTCGGGCACTTGGGGCTGGACGCGATGCGGACACGCGCGCGGGAGCTCGGCGGTGAGTTCATCGTCGAATCCGCGCCGGGAGGTCCCACCGCGGTGTCCGTCGCCGTGCCGGTGGACGCACCTGCCGGCGGGGAGGGTAGGATCAACCGAAAGATTGAGGAGGAAGAATGA
- a CDS encoding response regulator transcription factor: MIRVLLADDHEIVRLGLRSVLEAADDIIVVGEVATAEGAIATAQAGGIDVILMDLRFGAGAQGARVTTGAEATAQIRATMANPPKVLVVTNYDTDADILGAIEAGAVGYLLKDAPPADLLAAVRSTAKGDQAMSPVVRSRLQTRDRSPRSSLTPRELEVLQLVAGGSSNREIGQQLMLSEATVKSHLVHIYDKLGVRSRTSAVASAREQGVL, encoded by the coding sequence ATGATTCGCGTCTTGCTTGCCGACGATCACGAGATCGTCCGCCTCGGCCTTCGCTCTGTGCTGGAGGCCGCCGACGACATCATCGTCGTCGGGGAAGTGGCCACCGCAGAAGGGGCCATTGCGACAGCTCAAGCAGGCGGAATCGACGTGATCCTCATGGATCTCCGCTTCGGTGCCGGCGCACAGGGCGCGCGGGTGACCACTGGTGCGGAAGCGACCGCGCAGATCCGCGCCACCATGGCGAATCCGCCGAAGGTGCTGGTGGTGACGAATTACGACACCGACGCGGACATTCTCGGCGCGATCGAGGCGGGCGCCGTCGGTTACCTGCTCAAGGACGCTCCGCCGGCGGACCTGCTCGCCGCGGTGCGCTCAACAGCGAAAGGCGATCAGGCGATGTCGCCGGTGGTGCGCAGCCGCCTGCAGACCCGCGACCGCAGCCCTCGTTCCTCGCTGACCCCGCGCGAACTCGAGGTCCTGCAGCTCGTCGCCGGTGGCTCCTCCAACCGCGAGATCGGCCAGCAGCTCATGCTCTCCGAAGCGACCGTGAAATCCCACCTCGTGCACATCTACGACAAGCTCGGTGTGCGCTCCCGCACCTCCGCTGTGGCCTCGGCGCGCGAACAAGGCGTGCTGTAA
- a CDS encoding Lsr2 family protein, with protein MARREVTQFYDDLDGSALSESEHQAVHFSFNGTDYVLDLSKENVQRFHEALMPFIAAAREVPADPRTRVDASQIRAWARKTGMKVAQRGKIPFEVIDAYRRANA; from the coding sequence ATGGCTCGGCGTGAGGTGACCCAGTTTTACGACGACCTCGACGGTTCGGCGTTGTCGGAGTCTGAGCACCAGGCAGTTCACTTCAGCTTCAACGGCACCGATTATGTGCTCGACCTCTCCAAGGAGAACGTCCAGCGATTCCACGAGGCACTCATGCCGTTCATCGCGGCGGCGCGTGAGGTGCCGGCTGATCCGCGGACCCGCGTCGATGCCTCCCAGATCCGCGCGTGGGCGCGCAAGACGGGCATGAAGGTGGCTCAGCGCGGGAAGATTCCGTTCGAGGTCATTGACGCTTACCGTCGCGCGAACGCGTAA
- a CDS encoding DUF6474 family protein, whose amino-acid sequence MGLFETIRASRAKTKAEIKAAEARARQLAKDEAKHDKRTAKLLDKAEKRLLKEEKKGLKNKQKHEKQLAKTELQKIQEAGLTKKKAKQWVGASRILLPVLIPLVYRALTAYQERQVNDRARAAGLTANDIARFSSQGAELKGRVQTIRREVDGNDALDNKFRRDAKVRLDELDAAVNNVEQMNDAQRRLAHETIDRDINKLTAEIQEKTLRK is encoded by the coding sequence ATGGGACTGTTCGAGACCATCCGCGCTTCCCGCGCAAAGACCAAGGCCGAGATCAAGGCTGCGGAGGCCCGCGCGCGCCAGCTGGCCAAGGACGAGGCCAAGCACGACAAGCGCACCGCGAAGCTCCTCGATAAGGCGGAGAAGCGGCTGCTGAAGGAAGAGAAGAAGGGCCTGAAGAACAAGCAGAAGCACGAGAAGCAGCTGGCCAAGACCGAGCTGCAGAAGATCCAGGAGGCCGGCCTGACCAAGAAGAAGGCCAAGCAGTGGGTCGGTGCTTCCCGCATTCTGCTGCCCGTCCTGATTCCGCTGGTGTACCGCGCGCTGACCGCCTACCAGGAGCGCCAGGTCAACGACCGCGCCCGCGCCGCGGGCCTGACCGCGAATGACATCGCGCGTTTCTCAAGCCAGGGCGCGGAGCTCAAGGGCCGTGTGCAGACGATCCGCCGCGAGGTCGACGGCAACGACGCGCTGGACAACAAGTTCCGCCGCGATGCCAAGGTGCGTCTCGACGAGCTGGACGCGGCCGTCAACAACGTCGAGCAGATGAACGACGCCCAGCGTCGCCTGGCGCACGAGACGATCGACCGCGACATCAACAAGCTCACCGCCGAAATCCAGGAAAAGACCCTGCGAAAGTAG